In Paraburkholderia sp. PGU19, the sequence CCCTGCTGCAAACGCAGAAAATCAAGCCATTGCCTGTCGTGCTTGTCGGAGAGTCATATTGGAGGCGCGCAATCGACTTCGACTTCATGATCACCGAGGGAACCATCTCGCAAGATGACATGCGGCTGTTTGTCTTCCGAGAGACGGCTGAATCCGTATGGGAAGCGATTGTCCATTGGCACGACACGCATGACACGCAGCCATGACCGCACGCCAGCGTCAGACATTGTCCCCTAAGAAAATTCCGATAGCTCTGCGCCACATCCCTAATCCATCTTCATCCCGCGCTGATAGCCGTTCTGCTCGCGACCATCGATACTGCAATCATGGATTCCGAGTCTTTTCAGGTGCGCCGGAACCGAGGCAACGTGCGCCCTGAGCCTGGCCTGTTGGGAGCGCGATCATGACATCCTCCGCCGCCGTTTCCTATGCGTGTGCTGAACATCGTCGTGAGCGCACCGGCAACGCTGCCTGCGAAAGCACGACGAAGCCCGACGCGTCCGTGCTGTCCAACGACACGATCCTCGCGATTGCACGGCGCGCAGGCATGCTTGTGATGCTCGATGCACGGATCGGACGTGAAACCTATCAGAGCGTGACGGGCTCGCTGTCGTCGCTTCATCGTTTCGTAGCGGATCTGCACGACCTGATTCTCGACGGCTCGGCGCAATAACCCCCGCCCGGCCGACGTGAGACGTGCACGCCCCCGCTGAGTGAGCACGCCTGTCGCGACATCGCTCGCGGACCGAGTGCGCCCCATGCAGCGTGCATGGGTCTGCTCGCCATTGATGTATGTCAACGACTCGCGGATCGCGGGCGCCAAGCTCTGTAGTTGTCTATAGCGACAGGTGTTCACGATGCAGACGGCTGAAACCGACGAAGTGCGATCCACCCCAACGCTTCTCGAACGCGTCTGGCGTTCCTCTCGCGGCGTACTGCATCAGTCGTCCGCAGGTGGGGACACGTTGGCGGTCTGCGCTCAGCTGTCGACCGAGGAAGCGTTGGCGCGGATGCACAGCGCTACATGCGGGCTCTCCGACGAAGAAGCGGAACGGCGCCTGCGTCTCTCGGGTCCCAACCGGGTCGTCCACGAGACGCGCCACACGCTCATCGGCGAACTCGCCAACCGAACGCTGAATCCGCTCAATCTGCTGCTCCTGGTGCTTGCCACGGCATCCTATCTGCTTGGTGATCCGCGGGCCGCGATCATGATCGGCGTGATGGTTCTTCTTAGCACGTCGCTCAGCTTCGTGCAGGAGCATCGATCGAACAAGGCCGCGGATACGCTGCGCAAAATGGTGCGCACGACGGCGACCGTCGTGCGCCGAAACGGGCAGGATGATCCGACCCATGTCGACATTCCCATCGAACAGATCGTGCCGGGCGATATCGTTCTGCTATCCGCTGGCGACATGGTGCCCGCCGATCTTCGATTGCTTTCCGCACGCGACCTGTTCGTCAATCAATCGGCGCTGACGGGTGAAGCCATGCCATGCGAAAAGAATGTGCACACGAGCACTGCGCCCGTCGATTCGCAATTTGATCTGACGAATATCTGTTTCATGGGCAGCGCCATCATCAGCGGCGTGGGCTGCGGGGTCGTGGTGTCGACCGGCAAGACGACGATCTTCGGCGGGATCGCCGATATGGTCGCGGCGCAGCGCGTGCAAACCAGCTTCGACAAGGGCGTCGCCCGGTTCACGTGGCTGATGATCCGTTTCATTCTGGTGATGGTTCCCCTCGTCTTCGTGATCAATGGCCTGACGAAGGGAAGCTGGTTCGAAGCCGTTCTTTTCGCGGTTGCCGTGGGCGTCGGGCTCACGCCCGAGATGTTGCCGATGATCGTCACCGTCAACCTGGCGAAAGGCGCGATCGACATGTCGCGCAAACGGGTGATCGTAAAGCGTTTGAATGCGATTCAGAATTTCGGTGCGCTCGACGTGTTATGCACCGACAAGACGGGAACCCTGACGCAAGACCGGATCATTCTAAAGCGTCACCTCGATATTCACGGCAATGAGTCGGAGCGCGTGCTCGAATATGCCTATCTGAACAGCGCACACCAGTCGGGACTGAAAAACCTGCTCGACGTCGCAGTGTTGAAGCACGTCGAACTCCATGAGCAGCTCAAAGCCCATGAGAGCTTCACGAAGATCGACGAGATGCCCTTCGACTTCGAGCGCCGCCGCATGTCGGTTGTTCTCGCGAGGAACGATGGCGCGCATATCATGATCTCGAAGGGCGCCGTCGAGGAAATCTTCTCGGTCAGCACGCGCTACGCAATCGACGGCGATACAGGCGCGCTCGACGAAAGCCACTACGCTGCAACCAAAGAGATCACCGATGCACTCAACTCGGACGGTTTTCGCGTCGTCGCAGTCGCGTACAAGGAGATGCCTCCCGACCAGACCGCCTACTCGGTCGCCGACGAGCGTGAGTTGACCCTGCTCGGATTCATCGCGTTTCTCGATCCGCCCAAAGAAACTGCGGCGGCCGCGCTTGCTGCACTGAAGAAGAGCGGCGTGCAGGTGAAGATTCTGACCGGCGACAACGACAGGGTCACCCGAAAGATCTGTCACGACGTGGGAATCGAAGTAGACCGGATCGTGCTCGGAAAGGAGCTTGAGGCACTGACGCCCTTCGAACTCGCAGATCTGGCGGAAAAGGAGTGCGTGTTCGCCAAAGTCTCTCCTTCGCAAAAGGCATCCATCGTCAACGCCTTGCATAGCAAGGGCCATGTCGTCGGATTCCTGGGGGACGGCATCAACGACGGACCTGCGCTCAAGGCATCGGACGTAGGGGTGTCCGTCGATAGTGCCGTCGACATTGCGAAAGATTCGGCCGACATCATCCTGCTCGAGAAAAGCCTTGCCGTGCTCGGCGAGGGCGTTCTCGAAGGCCGCAAAGTATTCGGCAACATCACCAAGTACATCAAGATGGGCGCAAGCTCGAACTTCGGCAATATGTTCAGTGTGCTGGGCGCGAGCATCATCTTGCCATTTCTGCCCATGGCGCCGATCCAGGTTCTCACCAACAACCTGCTTTACGATTTCTCGCAGACCAGCATACCGACCGATAACGTCGATGCCGAATATCTCAGCGTTCCACGCCGGTGGGATCTCGGCAATATCGTGAAGTTCATGCTGCTGATCGGCCCCGTGAGTTCGCTGTTCGACTATGCGACGTTCTTCACGATGCTGAAGATGTTCAACGCCTGGAACAATCCCGCCCTGTTCCAGACCGGCTGGTTCGTCGAATCGCTACTGACGCAGACGCTGATCATCCACATCATTCGCACCGCCAAAGTACCCTTCGTGGAAAGTCGGGCAAGCTCAGCTCTCATTGCGACGAGCGTCGCTGTTGCCGTCGTGGGCATCAGCCTGCCTTTTAGCTCCATCGGCAAGATGCTCGGATTCACACCGTTGCCGTGGACGTATTGGCCCGCCCTGCTCCTGATCCTGCTCAGCTACGCAGCCTTGACGCATCTGACCAAGACGTGGTTTGTCCGACGGTTTGGACTTGGCTGAGGGCATTGATCGACGCCCGGCGCATAGCGTGCGGTGCAGGTTCGGAGCCGCGCATCGCACATCACGAGGATCGAGACGGCGCCAGTTCCCCGCGCACGTTGCGAACGCGCGCGATATCGTGTGCCCGCACAGCACGTTCGCCCGTTGCGTATGCACTCGCGACGTCACTTGCATCGCAAAGCCGCGTACCGGTTTGCTTCATCGTCGCCGCGGCGGCTGCCGTTGCGTATGCGAGCGCCTCGCTGGCAACGGCTCCGTGATCGAGCGACCAGATCAATCCGGCGAGGAAACTGTCACCCGCGCCGATTGCACTTCGTACTTCCGTTTTCAGCGCAGGCATGAACCACGTCTCGTCGTGCGTCGCGAGCACCGCACCTCTATCGGCCAGCGTGAGCGCGACCATTCTCGCCTTACGTTGCGCGATCAACATGCGGGCGGCGTCGACCTGTTCCTCCACATCGTTCAGCGGCAGCGCCGTCAACTCGCGGAGTTCGTTGAGGCTCGGCTTGACGATATCGACGTGCCCGCCATCGAGTGCCGCCGCGAGCGCCGGACCCGATGCATCCACGGCGACACGGATGTTCGGCCGCGCCATGGCGGACGCGCGGGCGATCTGAGCGTAGGCGTCCGGCGGTGCGCCCGGCGGCAGGCTTCCGCT encodes:
- the mgtA gene encoding magnesium-translocating P-type ATPase, with protein sequence MQTAETDEVRSTPTLLERVWRSSRGVLHQSSAGGDTLAVCAQLSTEEALARMHSATCGLSDEEAERRLRLSGPNRVVHETRHTLIGELANRTLNPLNLLLLVLATASYLLGDPRAAIMIGVMVLLSTSLSFVQEHRSNKAADTLRKMVRTTATVVRRNGQDDPTHVDIPIEQIVPGDIVLLSAGDMVPADLRLLSARDLFVNQSALTGEAMPCEKNVHTSTAPVDSQFDLTNICFMGSAIISGVGCGVVVSTGKTTIFGGIADMVAAQRVQTSFDKGVARFTWLMIRFILVMVPLVFVINGLTKGSWFEAVLFAVAVGVGLTPEMLPMIVTVNLAKGAIDMSRKRVIVKRLNAIQNFGALDVLCTDKTGTLTQDRIILKRHLDIHGNESERVLEYAYLNSAHQSGLKNLLDVAVLKHVELHEQLKAHESFTKIDEMPFDFERRRMSVVLARNDGAHIMISKGAVEEIFSVSTRYAIDGDTGALDESHYAATKEITDALNSDGFRVVAVAYKEMPPDQTAYSVADERELTLLGFIAFLDPPKETAAAALAALKKSGVQVKILTGDNDRVTRKICHDVGIEVDRIVLGKELEALTPFELADLAEKECVFAKVSPSQKASIVNALHSKGHVVGFLGDGINDGPALKASDVGVSVDSAVDIAKDSADIILLEKSLAVLGEGVLEGRKVFGNITKYIKMGASSNFGNMFSVLGASIILPFLPMAPIQVLTNNLLYDFSQTSIPTDNVDAEYLSVPRRWDLGNIVKFMLLIGPVSSLFDYATFFTMLKMFNAWNNPALFQTGWFVESLLTQTLIIHIIRTAKVPFVESRASSALIATSVAVAVVGISLPFSSIGKMLGFTPLPWTYWPALLLILLSYAALTHLTKTWFVRRFGLG
- a CDS encoding 1-phosphofructokinase family hexose kinase, giving the protein MTEMLTVTLNPAVDLSTAVERIVDTHKLRCEVAQRDPGGGGINVARVLHRLGSECVALFAAGGATGRILGGLLDSEQLRTHCIDIEGETRENFSVMETSSRRKYRFVLPGPTLAPAEWSECLRSVSAHLGSARFIVLSGSLPPGAPPDAYAQIARASAMARPNIRVAVDASGPALAAALDGGHVDIVKPSLNELRELTALPLNDVEEQVDAARMLIAQRKARMVALTLADRGAVLATHDETWFMPALKTEVRSAIGAGDSFLAGLIWSLDHGAVASEALAYATAAAAATMKQTGTRLCDASDVASAYATGERAVRAHDIARVRNVRGELAPSRSS